Proteins encoded within one genomic window of Chlorobaculum sp. MV4-Y:
- the ilvD gene encoding dihydroxy-acid dehydratase: protein MRSDIIKKGFEKAPHRSLLKATGCVSTRDDFSKPFIGICNSFNELIPGHAHLQELGKIAKEAVREAGGVPFEFNTIGVCDGIAMGHVGMRYSLASRELIADSVETVVEAHRLDGLVCIPNCDKITPGMMMGALRTNVPVVFVSGGPMKAGHTPSGKTVDLISVFEAVGKCSTGEITEEELQTIEECGCPGCGSCSGMFTANSMNCLCEALGFALPGNGTILAADPRRNELVKAAAGRIVDLVKEDVRPRQILTRTAMLNAFALDLAMGGSTNTILHTLAIASEAELDFDFSELNDLSAKTPYICKVSPATTEVHIEDVDRAGGISAILKELSKVEGLLDLSAPTVTGKTLGENIASAEVLDRKVIRSVEEPYAATGGLAVLYGNLAPNGAVVKTGAVNPSMMKHTGPAKVYDCQDDAIAGIMQGDVKSGDVVVIRYEGPRGGPGMPEMLSPTSAIMGRGLGDSVALITDGRFSGGSRGACVGHVSPEAADRGPIAAVQTGDMITIDIPQRSMTVALDDETIRQRIEALPEFEPKIKKGYLARYARMVTSANTGAVLTTDF, encoded by the coding sequence ATGAGATCAGATATCATAAAAAAAGGATTTGAAAAGGCTCCGCACCGCAGTCTCCTCAAAGCGACCGGATGCGTTTCGACACGAGATGATTTCTCGAAACCGTTCATCGGCATCTGCAACTCGTTCAACGAGCTGATTCCCGGCCACGCCCATTTGCAGGAGCTGGGCAAAATTGCCAAGGAGGCCGTGCGCGAAGCTGGCGGCGTACCGTTCGAGTTCAACACCATCGGCGTCTGCGACGGCATCGCGATGGGCCACGTCGGTATGCGCTACTCGCTGGCCAGCCGCGAGCTGATCGCCGACTCGGTCGAGACCGTCGTCGAAGCGCACCGGCTCGACGGCCTGGTCTGCATCCCGAACTGCGACAAGATCACCCCCGGCATGATGATGGGCGCACTCCGCACCAACGTACCGGTTGTCTTCGTCTCGGGCGGGCCGATGAAGGCCGGCCACACGCCCTCCGGCAAAACGGTCGATCTCATTTCAGTGTTCGAGGCAGTCGGCAAATGCAGCACCGGAGAAATCACGGAGGAGGAACTCCAGACCATCGAGGAGTGTGGCTGCCCCGGTTGCGGCTCCTGCTCCGGCATGTTCACGGCCAACTCGATGAACTGCCTCTGCGAGGCGCTCGGCTTCGCGCTGCCCGGCAACGGCACAATCCTCGCCGCCGATCCTCGCCGCAACGAGTTGGTCAAGGCCGCTGCCGGACGCATCGTCGATCTGGTCAAAGAGGATGTTCGCCCGCGCCAGATTCTGACCCGCACGGCGATGCTCAACGCCTTCGCGCTCGATCTGGCGATGGGCGGTAGCACCAACACGATTCTGCACACGCTGGCCATCGCGAGCGAAGCTGAACTCGACTTCGACTTCTCGGAGCTGAACGACCTGTCGGCTAAAACGCCCTACATCTGCAAGGTCAGCCCGGCGACCACCGAGGTGCACATCGAGGATGTGGATCGCGCGGGCGGCATCTCGGCGATCCTGAAGGAGCTGTCGAAGGTCGAGGGACTGCTCGACCTCTCCGCTCCGACCGTCACCGGCAAGACGCTCGGCGAGAACATCGCCAGCGCCGAGGTGCTCGACCGGAAGGTGATCCGCTCCGTCGAGGAACCGTACGCGGCCACCGGCGGCCTGGCGGTGCTCTATGGGAACCTTGCGCCGAACGGCGCGGTTGTCAAGACCGGCGCGGTCAACCCGTCGATGATGAAGCACACCGGCCCGGCGAAGGTCTATGACTGCCAGGACGACGCGATCGCAGGCATTATGCAGGGTGACGTCAAATCGGGCGACGTGGTGGTGATCCGCTACGAAGGCCCACGCGGCGGCCCTGGAATGCCCGAAATGCTCTCGCCGACCAGCGCCATCATGGGCCGCGGCCTCGGCGATTCGGTCGCGCTCATCACCGACGGACGCTTCTCTGGCGGATCACGCGGCGCCTGTGTAGGTCATGTATCGCCCGAAGCCGCCGACCGCGGTCCGATCGCAGCCGTGCAGACCGGCGACATGATCACCATCGACATTCCGCAGCGCTCGATGACGGTAGCGCTCGATGACGAGACCATCCGCCAGCGCATCGAGGCGTTGCCAGAGTTCGAGCCGAAAATCAAAAAAGGGTACCTGGCGCGATACGCACGGATGGTCACCTCGGCAAATACCGGCGCGGTGCTGACAACAGATTTTTAA
- the ilvB gene encoding biosynthetic-type acetolactate synthase large subunit: MHNNGEKLIGSEIFFECLRRENVEYIFGYPGGALLKVYETLHDVEDIEHILVRHEQGATHMAEGYARATGKPGVVLVTSGPGATNTVTGIANAYMDSTPLVVFTGQVPSSLIGNDAFQEADIVGITRPITKHNFLVKDVRELATTIRKAFYLATNGRPGPVLVDMPKDVLNAECLFEWPESVDIRGFKPTIKCHANQVQKAAKMIARAKRPLLYVGGGVITAEASEELRKLAIDQQIPVTMTLQGLGAFPGDHPLSMGMLGMHGTYWANQAVSNCDLLIAVGARFDDRVTGKVDTFATHAYKIHNDIDPTNVDKNIKVDLPVVGDSKDFLASLIEAMPKSREDRGAWLAEIEAWRKQCPLDYEIEPDSLKTEFVIDEVSKQTKGHAVVVTDVGQHQMWTSQYYKFTEPRSIITSGGLGTMGFGLPSAIGAAFGVTDRPVVLFSGDGGLMMNIQELVTAVYNKLPVKIFLINNSYLGMVRQWQELFHQEKYTFTDLASSNPDFVKVAEAFGCKAMSASNPEAAKNAITEALAYNDGPVLVDFRVIRKDMVFPMVPAGGSISDMLLARLNPKTMV; encoded by the coding sequence ATGCATAACAACGGAGAGAAACTGATCGGATCCGAAATATTTTTCGAGTGTCTGAGGCGTGAAAACGTCGAGTACATTTTCGGCTACCCTGGCGGGGCGTTGCTGAAGGTTTACGAAACCCTGCACGATGTCGAGGATATCGAGCACATTCTGGTGCGTCACGAACAGGGCGCGACCCACATGGCCGAGGGCTACGCCCGCGCCACCGGCAAGCCCGGCGTGGTGCTGGTCACCTCCGGCCCCGGCGCAACCAACACAGTCACCGGCATCGCCAACGCCTACATGGACTCCACGCCACTCGTGGTTTTCACCGGCCAGGTGCCGAGTTCGCTGATCGGCAACGACGCCTTTCAGGAGGCGGACATTGTCGGCATCACGCGACCGATCACCAAGCACAACTTCCTCGTCAAGGACGTGCGCGAGCTGGCTACGACCATCCGCAAGGCGTTTTACCTCGCCACCAACGGACGGCCCGGCCCGGTGCTGGTCGATATGCCAAAGGACGTGCTCAACGCGGAGTGCCTCTTCGAGTGGCCAGAGAGCGTTGACATTCGCGGCTTCAAGCCGACCATCAAGTGCCACGCCAACCAGGTGCAGAAAGCGGCGAAAATGATCGCCAGGGCCAAGCGCCCTCTGCTCTACGTCGGCGGCGGCGTCATCACGGCTGAAGCTTCGGAAGAGCTGCGCAAGCTCGCCATCGATCAGCAGATTCCGGTCACCATGACCCTGCAGGGGCTTGGCGCGTTCCCCGGAGACCATCCGCTCTCGATGGGAATGCTCGGCATGCACGGCACCTACTGGGCCAACCAGGCGGTGAGCAACTGCGACCTGTTGATCGCCGTCGGCGCGCGTTTCGACGACCGCGTCACCGGCAAGGTGGACACCTTTGCTACCCATGCGTACAAAATCCACAACGACATCGATCCGACCAACGTGGACAAGAACATCAAGGTCGATCTGCCGGTGGTCGGCGACTCGAAGGACTTCCTCGCCTCGCTCATCGAAGCAATGCCGAAATCGCGGGAGGATCGCGGCGCGTGGCTCGCCGAAATCGAGGCGTGGCGCAAGCAGTGCCCGCTCGACTACGAAATCGAGCCGGATTCGCTCAAAACCGAGTTCGTCATCGACGAGGTCTCGAAGCAGACCAAAGGCCACGCAGTGGTCGTCACCGACGTCGGTCAGCACCAGATGTGGACATCGCAGTACTACAAGTTCACCGAACCGCGCTCGATCATCACGAGCGGCGGCCTCGGCACGATGGGCTTCGGCCTGCCGTCGGCGATCGGCGCGGCGTTTGGCGTGACCGACCGCCCGGTGGTACTCTTCAGCGGCGACGGCGGTCTGATGATGAACATCCAGGAGCTGGTCACAGCGGTCTACAACAAGCTGCCGGTCAAGATATTCCTGATCAACAACAGCTACCTCGGCATGGTGCGCCAGTGGCAAGAGCTTTTCCACCAGGAGAAGTACACCTTCACCGACCTGGCGTCGAGCAACCCCGATTTCGTCAAGGTTGCCGAAGCCTTTGGCTGCAAGGCGATGAGCGCCAGCAATCCAGAGGCGGCCAAAAACGCCATCACCGAAGCGCTCGCGTACAACGACGGCCCGGTGCTGGTCGATTTCAGGGTTATCCGCAAAGATATGGTTTTTCCAATGGTGCCCGCTGGCGGGTCGATCTCCGACATGCTGCTTGCCCGGCTGAATCCGAAAACAATGGTTTAA
- the ilvN gene encoding acetolactate synthase small subunit, which produces MKHLISVLVENKFGTLNRVAAMFSARGFNLESISIGETEDPEISRMTIVTRGEDRIISQVLKQLNRLVDTIKVTDLTHQPHVERELLLLSLKLSKSTQHEIFELANVFKGKVVDIKQKSITIEFIGSPDKINTAIDLFRPFGIRELARSGAVAIHRGES; this is translated from the coding sequence ATGAAACATCTTATATCCGTTCTGGTCGAGAACAAGTTCGGCACGCTGAACCGGGTTGCGGCCATGTTCAGCGCGCGCGGCTTCAATCTCGAAAGCATCTCCATCGGAGAGACCGAAGACCCGGAAATTTCGCGCATGACCATCGTGACGCGGGGCGAAGACCGCATCATCAGCCAGGTGCTCAAGCAACTGAACCGTCTGGTCGATACGATCAAGGTGACCGACCTCACCCATCAGCCGCACGTGGAGCGCGAATTGCTGCTTCTGAGCCTGAAACTCAGCAAATCCACCCAGCACGAGATTTTCGAGCTGGCCAATGTTTTTAAGGGAAAAGTCGTGGATATAAAGCAAAAATCCATTACTATTGAGTTCATCGGTTCACCCGACAAAATCAACACGGCCATCGACCTTTTCAGGCCTTTCGGCATCCGTGAACTCGCCCGTTCCGGCGCGGTAGCCATCCATCGCGGCGAGAGCTGA
- the ilvC gene encoding ketol-acid reductoisomerase, whose amino-acid sequence MNVYYEQDADLAVLQNKNIAILGYGSQGHAHALNLKDSGMNVCVGLKTDSASCAKAREAGLKVDTVAEAVKWADIVMVLLPDQTQKSVWDNEIAPNLKSGATLAFGHGFNIHYKQIVPPADVNVIMIAPKSPGHLVRRTYTEGNGVPCLIAVHQDATGDAKAIALAWAKGIGGTKAGVIETNFKDETETDLFGEQAVLCGGSAELIKIGFETLTEAGYPPELAYFECMHELKLIVDLYYEGGLSRMNYSVSDTAEYGGMTRGPRVITATAKAEMKKILEEVQDGRFAKEFIDECNSGYKKLNELRESNRNHPIEVVGEKLRGMMSWLKKK is encoded by the coding sequence ATGAATGTCTATTACGAGCAGGATGCCGATCTCGCGGTACTGCAGAACAAGAATATCGCCATTCTCGGCTACGGCAGCCAGGGCCACGCTCATGCACTGAACCTGAAGGATAGCGGCATGAACGTCTGCGTCGGCCTCAAGACCGACAGCGCCTCCTGCGCCAAGGCCCGCGAAGCTGGCCTGAAGGTTGACACGGTCGCCGAAGCGGTCAAGTGGGCCGATATCGTCATGGTGCTCCTGCCGGATCAGACCCAGAAAAGCGTTTGGGACAACGAAATCGCGCCGAACCTGAAATCGGGTGCGACGCTTGCTTTCGGCCACGGCTTCAATATTCACTACAAGCAGATCGTGCCTCCGGCTGACGTGAACGTCATCATGATCGCTCCGAAAAGCCCCGGCCACCTCGTTCGCCGCACCTACACCGAAGGCAACGGCGTCCCCTGCCTCATCGCAGTGCACCAGGACGCCACCGGCGACGCCAAAGCAATTGCGCTGGCATGGGCCAAAGGGATCGGCGGCACCAAGGCTGGCGTCATCGAGACCAACTTCAAGGACGAGACCGAGACAGACCTCTTCGGCGAGCAGGCCGTGCTTTGCGGCGGTTCTGCCGAGCTGATCAAAATCGGCTTCGAGACCCTCACCGAAGCTGGCTATCCGCCGGAACTGGCCTATTTCGAGTGCATGCACGAGCTGAAGCTCATCGTCGATCTCTACTACGAAGGCGGCCTGTCGCGCATGAACTATTCGGTCAGCGACACCGCCGAGTACGGCGGCATGACCCGCGGCCCGCGCGTCATCACTGCTACCGCGAAAGCCGAGATGAAGAAGATTCTCGAAGAGGTGCAGGATGGCCGCTTTGCCAAAGAGTTCATCGACGAGTGCAACTCCGGCTACAAGAAACTCAACGAGCTGCGCGAGAGCAATCGCAACCACCCCATTGAGGTCGTTGGCGAGAAACTGCGCGGCATGATGAGCTGGCTGAAAAAGAAATAA
- the leuB gene encoding 3-isopropylmalate dehydrogenase, translated as MYKIVSIPGDGIGPEVVAGALEVLNAVSKKHGFEVAVEEHLFGGASYDVHGSMLTDETLEACKNCDAVLLGAVGGYKWENLPHEQKPEAALLRIRKELGLFANLRPAKVYDALVASSTLKTEVVQGTDFMVFRELTGGIYFGQPRGYDENRGWNTMVYERYEVERIARLAFEYAKKRGNAKVTSIDKANVLEVSQFWRNIVHEVHQDFPEIELVDMYVDNAAMQVVRNPKQFEVIVTGNIFGDILSDISGMITGSLGMLPSASIGSEHALYEPIHGSAPDIAGQNKANPIATIASVAMMFENSFNRPEVANDIYAAIEGALAAGFRTGDIAAQGEAICSTTEMTAAIVARI; from the coding sequence ATGTATAAAATTGTCTCCATACCCGGTGACGGCATCGGCCCCGAAGTGGTGGCCGGTGCTCTTGAAGTGCTGAACGCCGTCTCGAAAAAACATGGTTTTGAAGTGGCGGTCGAGGAGCATCTCTTCGGCGGCGCTTCGTACGATGTGCACGGCTCCATGCTGACAGACGAAACGCTCGAAGCGTGCAAGAATTGCGATGCCGTGCTGCTTGGCGCGGTCGGCGGTTACAAATGGGAAAATCTGCCGCACGAGCAGAAGCCTGAAGCGGCACTGCTGAGAATCCGCAAGGAGCTCGGCCTCTTCGCAAACCTCCGTCCGGCAAAGGTGTATGATGCTCTCGTGGCATCATCGACACTGAAGACCGAAGTGGTGCAGGGCACCGACTTCATGGTCTTCCGCGAGCTGACTGGCGGCATCTACTTCGGCCAGCCGAGAGGCTACGACGAGAATCGCGGCTGGAACACGATGGTTTACGAGCGTTACGAGGTCGAGCGCATCGCGCGGCTTGCGTTTGAATACGCGAAAAAGCGCGGCAACGCCAAGGTAACGTCCATCGACAAGGCCAACGTGCTCGAAGTTTCGCAGTTCTGGCGCAACATCGTGCATGAAGTGCACCAGGATTTCCCTGAAATCGAGCTGGTGGACATGTACGTTGACAATGCCGCCATGCAGGTGGTGCGCAATCCGAAGCAGTTCGAGGTGATCGTGACCGGCAACATCTTCGGCGACATCCTGAGCGACATTTCGGGCATGATCACCGGCAGCCTCGGCATGTTGCCTTCGGCGAGCATCGGCTCGGAGCACGCGCTCTACGAACCGATCCACGGCAGCGCTCCCGACATCGCAGGCCAGAACAAAGCAAACCCGATCGCGACCATCGCGTCGGTGGCCATGATGTTCGAGAACAGCTTCAACCGGCCCGAAGTGGCGAACGATATCTACGCCGCCATCGAAGGTGCGCTTGCCGCTGGCTTCCGCACGGGCGACATCGCAGCACAAGGCGAGGCGATCTGTTCGACAACGGAAATGACAGCAGCTATCGTCGCCCGAATTTGA
- a CDS encoding 3-isopropylmalate dehydratase large subunit — MAQTITQKIFARAANRKFVDPGQSVWLNVDVLLTHDVCGPPTFDIFKQEFGPNAKVWDPSKVVVLPDHYIFTANEHAHRNIDLLRQFAAEQGLPNYYDVGTDRYRGVCHVALAEEGFNLPGTVLFGTDSHTCTSGAFGMFGSGIGNTDAAFILGTGKLWEKVPDSMKFTFEGQMPEYLTAKDLILQILGDITTDGATYRTMEFDGEAVYSLPIDERMTLCNMAIEAGGMNGIIAADAVTEAFVKARSSKPYEIFHSDADAQYHSMYRYNVEKMEPVVAQPHSPDNRATVRSVAGTPITKSYIGSCTGGKLTDFRLAAKILKGKKVSVTTNIVPATVLVASQLETEMYDGQTLRHIFEEAGCNIALPSCAACLGGPSDTVGRSVDNDVVVSTTNRNFPGRMGSKFAGVYLASPLTAAASAVTGKLTDPRDFL, encoded by the coding sequence ATGGCACAAACGATAACCCAAAAAATTTTTGCCAGGGCCGCGAACCGCAAGTTCGTCGATCCTGGTCAGAGCGTATGGCTCAATGTCGATGTTCTCTTGACGCACGACGTCTGCGGCCCGCCGACCTTCGATATCTTCAAGCAGGAGTTCGGCCCGAACGCCAAGGTGTGGGATCCATCAAAAGTGGTGGTGCTTCCCGACCACTACATCTTTACGGCCAACGAGCACGCGCACCGCAACATCGACCTCTTGCGCCAGTTCGCCGCCGAGCAGGGTTTGCCGAACTACTATGACGTAGGCACCGACCGTTACCGCGGCGTCTGCCACGTGGCGCTCGCCGAAGAGGGCTTCAATCTCCCCGGCACCGTCTTGTTCGGCACCGACTCGCACACCTGCACCTCCGGCGCATTCGGCATGTTCGGCTCCGGCATCGGCAACACCGACGCGGCCTTCATTCTCGGTACCGGCAAGCTCTGGGAGAAGGTGCCTGATTCGATGAAGTTCACCTTCGAAGGCCAGATGCCCGAGTACCTGACGGCCAAAGACCTGATTTTGCAGATCCTCGGCGACATCACCACCGACGGCGCGACCTACCGCACGATGGAGTTCGACGGCGAGGCAGTCTATTCGCTGCCCATCGATGAGCGCATGACGCTCTGTAACATGGCCATCGAGGCGGGTGGCATGAACGGCATCATCGCAGCCGACGCCGTGACCGAGGCCTTCGTGAAGGCGCGAAGCAGCAAGCCGTACGAGATTTTCCACAGCGACGCCGACGCGCAGTACCACAGCATGTACCGCTACAACGTCGAGAAGATGGAGCCGGTGGTCGCGCAGCCGCACAGCCCCGACAACCGCGCCACCGTGCGCAGCGTGGCCGGAACGCCGATCACCAAATCGTACATCGGCTCCTGCACCGGCGGCAAGCTGACCGACTTCAGGCTCGCAGCGAAGATTCTCAAGGGCAAGAAGGTCAGCGTGACGACCAACATCGTTCCTGCGACCGTGCTCGTAGCATCGCAGCTCGAAACCGAGATGTACGACGGCCAGACGCTGCGCCATATTTTCGAGGAGGCTGGCTGCAACATTGCCTTGCCGTCGTGCGCGGCGTGTCTTGGCGGCCCTTCGGACACCGTCGGACGCTCGGTGGACAACGACGTCGTGGTTTCGACCACCAACCGCAACTTCCCCGGACGCATGGGCAGCAAGTTCGCGGGCGTTTACCTGGCCTCTCCGCTGACCGCGGCGGCCTCCGCCGTGACTGGCAAACTCACCGATCCGAGGGACTTCCTCTGA
- a CDS encoding 3-isopropylmalate dehydratase, with amino-acid sequence MDTIIQGKAYVLGKNIDTDQIIPAEHLVYSLSDPEEVKMYGKYALSGVPIDQAGLPEGNIPFVEEDKFTSPYSIIIAGPNFGCGSSREHAPFALKVAGAKAIIAESYARIFYRNCVDGGFVIPFETAQPLNKSILTGDELSLDMENNTLTNLTQNITYQLRPLGDVVNIVQAGGIFEYARKNNLMASTEA; translated from the coding sequence ATGGACACCATCATACAGGGGAAAGCCTACGTTCTCGGCAAGAATATCGACACCGACCAGATCATTCCCGCCGAGCACCTGGTCTACAGCCTCTCCGATCCCGAAGAGGTGAAGATGTACGGCAAATACGCGCTTTCGGGCGTTCCGATCGACCAGGCGGGGCTGCCGGAAGGCAACATTCCGTTCGTCGAAGAGGATAAGTTCACCTCACCATACTCGATCATCATTGCCGGGCCAAACTTCGGCTGCGGCTCGTCGAGGGAGCACGCGCCTTTCGCGCTGAAGGTCGCCGGAGCCAAGGCGATCATCGCCGAATCCTACGCAAGGATTTTCTATCGCAACTGTGTAGACGGCGGCTTTGTTATCCCCTTCGAGACGGCTCAGCCGCTCAACAAATCGATCCTGACGGGCGACGAGCTGTCGCTCGACATGGAGAACAACACGCTGACCAACCTCACGCAGAACATCACCTACCAGCTCAGGCCACTCGGTGATGTCGTCAACATCGTGCAGGCGGGCGGCATCTTTGAATATGCAAGGAAAAACAACCTCATGGCTTCGACTGAGGCATAA
- the cimA gene encoding citramalate synthase — protein MVIELYDTTLRDGTQGEHINLSVQDKLLIAERLDEFGVDFIEGGWPSSNPKDEEFFLKAKKLDLKHARLAAFGSTARSLDNIENDPNLVGLVKCEAPVLTIFGKTWKAHSVKSLGITDDENAELIRRSVRFLVESGREVFFDAEHFFDGWKDNAEFAERMIASAIEGGASRVVLCDTNGGTLPHEIAKIVARVRQIVTVPVGIHAHNDGDLAVANSIEAVRAGATQVQGTINGIGERCGNANLVSIIPNLMLKLGAEFNHVKNLKSLTSMSKFVFEILNLPPDTKAPFVGKSAFAHKGGIHVSAVMKESSLYEHIDPALVGNRQRVLVSELAGQSNIRYKAQELGISLPEKGEVFKNLVNHVKKLEHQGYQFDGAEASFELILRRELGQFKPYFEVLESKVVIQNGQEIKAVDQAVMKVMVGAETEQTVADGDGPVNALDKALRKALLHFYPDIRAIRLIDYKVRVLEEKSGTSAKVRVLIESSDGQNSWGTVGVSTNIIEASLQALNDSINYYLFYNQSKAVATAPASEALNS, from the coding sequence ATGGTAATTGAACTGTATGACACCACCCTGCGTGACGGTACGCAGGGTGAACACATCAATCTTTCGGTACAGGACAAGCTTCTGATCGCAGAAAGGCTCGACGAGTTCGGTGTGGACTTTATCGAAGGCGGCTGGCCGAGCAGCAACCCGAAGGACGAAGAGTTCTTCCTCAAGGCAAAAAAGCTCGACCTGAAGCACGCCCGCCTCGCCGCGTTCGGTTCAACGGCGCGTTCGCTCGACAACATCGAGAATGACCCTAATCTGGTCGGCCTTGTCAAGTGCGAGGCTCCGGTGCTCACTATTTTCGGAAAAACCTGGAAAGCCCACTCGGTCAAGAGCCTCGGGATTACGGATGACGAAAATGCCGAACTGATCCGCCGTTCGGTCAGGTTCCTCGTCGAGTCGGGCCGTGAGGTCTTCTTCGACGCCGAGCACTTTTTCGACGGCTGGAAAGACAACGCAGAGTTTGCCGAACGGATGATCGCCTCGGCGATTGAGGGCGGCGCGAGCCGCGTCGTGCTCTGCGACACCAACGGCGGCACGCTGCCGCACGAGATCGCGAAGATCGTCGCACGGGTGCGGCAGATCGTAACAGTGCCCGTCGGCATCCACGCTCACAACGACGGCGACCTCGCCGTGGCCAACTCCATTGAGGCGGTCAGGGCCGGAGCCACGCAGGTACAGGGGACCATCAATGGCATCGGTGAACGGTGCGGCAACGCCAATCTGGTAAGCATCATACCAAACCTCATGCTCAAACTCGGCGCGGAGTTTAACCATGTCAAGAATTTGAAATCGCTGACTTCGATGTCGAAGTTCGTGTTTGAAATCCTGAACCTGCCGCCGGACACCAAAGCGCCGTTCGTGGGCAAATCGGCCTTCGCGCACAAAGGCGGCATCCACGTCAGCGCGGTGATGAAGGAGAGCTCGCTCTACGAGCACATCGACCCGGCGCTGGTTGGCAACCGCCAGCGCGTGCTGGTCTCGGAGCTGGCCGGGCAGAGCAACATCCGCTACAAGGCGCAGGAGCTTGGCATTTCGCTACCGGAAAAGGGTGAAGTGTTCAAGAATCTGGTCAACCACGTCAAAAAGCTCGAACACCAGGGCTACCAGTTCGACGGAGCCGAAGCCTCCTTCGAGCTGATTCTGCGCCGCGAGCTCGGCCAGTTCAAGCCCTATTTCGAAGTACTCGAATCGAAGGTGGTGATCCAGAACGGCCAGGAGATCAAAGCGGTCGATCAAGCGGTGATGAAGGTGATGGTCGGCGCAGAAACCGAGCAGACGGTCGCAGACGGCGACGGCCCGGTCAACGCACTCGACAAGGCGCTCCGCAAGGCGCTGCTGCACTTCTATCCGGACATTCGCGCCATCAGGCTGATCGACTACAAGGTGCGCGTACTCGAAGAGAAGAGCGGCACCAGCGCCAAAGTGCGCGTGCTCATCGAAAGCAGCGACGGCCAGAACAGCTGGGGAACAGTCGGCGTTTCGACCAACATCATCGAGGCGAGCCTTCAGGCACTCAACGACAGCATCAACTACTACCTCTTCTACAACCAGTCGAAGGCGGTCGCGACGGCGCCAGCCAGCGAGGCCCTGAATAGCTGA
- the radC gene encoding RadC family protein, giving the protein MRIHDIDPDNRPRERFLRSGKESLSPAELLALILRSGTAGLNIIDTCNKLIAEHGLERLADLSIQELQKTPGIGEAKAMQIAAIFELQRRLHFARNMNLKVKGARDVFEYMKGRIPDETKEHLFVLFMSTKNQILRHETITIGTLTASLIHPREIFKAAIRESAHSIILVHNHPSGDVQPSNADKQVTSILKKAGDLLQIELLDHVVVGRDDWFSFRDHSLL; this is encoded by the coding sequence ATGCGCATACACGATATCGATCCCGACAATCGTCCGAGGGAGCGGTTTCTCCGTTCCGGCAAGGAATCCCTCAGCCCGGCGGAACTGCTGGCGCTCATTCTCCGCTCCGGCACAGCGGGGCTGAACATCATTGACACCTGCAACAAGCTCATCGCGGAGCACGGTCTCGAACGCCTCGCTGACCTGTCGATTCAGGAGCTGCAGAAAACACCCGGCATCGGCGAAGCCAAAGCAATGCAAATTGCGGCAATCTTCGAGCTTCAGCGACGGCTGCACTTTGCACGCAACATGAACCTGAAAGTAAAGGGCGCGCGTGACGTATTTGAGTACATGAAAGGAAGAATCCCGGACGAAACCAAAGAGCATCTTTTCGTGCTGTTCATGAGCACAAAAAACCAGATTCTGAGGCACGAAACCATTACCATCGGAACGCTCACCGCGTCACTGATCCACCCGAGAGAAATATTCAAGGCGGCGATCCGCGAAAGTGCTCACTCGATCATTCTGGTGCACAACCATCCATCAGGTGACGTGCAGCCAAGCAACGCCGACAAACAGGTCACCTCAATCCTGAAAAAAGCCGGAGACCTTCTCCAGATCGAACTGCTCGACCATGTGGTCGTTGGTCGCGATGACTGGTTCAGCTTCAGGGACCACTCCCTGCTGTGA
- a CDS encoding cold-shock protein: protein MAKSKVKWFDGKKGYGFILNPEGGEDIFVHFSAIMSDQSFKVLNQDAEVEYDLDKTQKGLQAKNVRELSVSAVAVASGAENPAVRLGVQGEFNPVHQ, encoded by the coding sequence ATGGCTAAAAGTAAAGTCAAATGGTTTGATGGCAAAAAAGGGTATGGTTTTATTCTGAACCCTGAGGGCGGAGAGGATATTTTTGTTCATTTCTCTGCGATCATGTCCGACCAGAGTTTCAAGGTACTCAATCAGGATGCTGAAGTGGAATATGATCTTGACAAGACGCAGAAAGGCCTTCAGGCCAAAAATGTTCGTGAACTTTCTGTTTCCGCAGTTGCAGTGGCTTCCGGCGCTGAGAATCCAGCGGTAAGGCTTGGGGTTCAGGGCGAATTCAATCCCGTGCATCAGTAA